Proteins encoded together in one Neobacillus sp. FSL H8-0543 window:
- the alr gene encoding alanine racemase produces the protein MTEQGFFYRDTWAEVDLDCILSNVASVKKHLPKDVEIIAVVKANGYGHGDLKVAETALAAGATYLAVAFMDEAIALRNKGITAPILVLGATRPEDVHVAIKYDITITIIQEEWLKAAQPHLSTDKVLSVHIKLDTGMGRIGIRSKEELAAVEQIILKDDRINLEGVFTHFATADELDQTYFQKQMELFNDLLGVLKNRPKYVHSSNSAAALRFPEAYFNAVRIGIAMYGLTPSPEMEQEIPFPLKEVFSLRSRLVHVKKLEKGDKVSYGATYESTGEEWIGTIPIGYADGWIRGLQNQEVLVDGERAPIVGRICMDQCMVHLPHYVPVGTTVTLIGHQQNQFISINEIARKLDTINYEVPCIISTRVPRLYKRGEQIVDLKNYLLPQ, from the coding sequence ATGACAGAGCAGGGCTTTTTCTATAGAGATACCTGGGCAGAGGTTGATTTGGATTGTATTCTCTCAAATGTTGCCTCCGTTAAAAAACATTTACCGAAAGATGTGGAGATTATTGCAGTTGTAAAGGCAAATGGTTACGGTCATGGAGACCTGAAAGTGGCCGAAACTGCTCTAGCTGCGGGTGCAACCTATTTGGCAGTAGCTTTTATGGATGAAGCGATTGCCCTAAGGAATAAAGGGATTACCGCTCCCATTCTCGTTTTAGGTGCAACTCGTCCGGAAGATGTACATGTGGCAATAAAATATGACATTACAATAACCATCATTCAAGAGGAATGGTTAAAAGCCGCACAACCTCATTTATCAACAGATAAAGTGCTTTCAGTGCATATTAAGCTGGATACCGGTATGGGGAGAATTGGTATCCGGAGTAAAGAAGAGCTGGCAGCAGTTGAGCAAATAATATTGAAGGACGATAGAATCAATCTAGAAGGGGTATTTACTCACTTTGCGACAGCTGATGAATTGGATCAAACATATTTTCAGAAGCAAATGGAGTTATTTAACGACTTATTAGGCGTTTTGAAAAACCGCCCTAAATACGTTCATAGCAGTAACAGTGCTGCGGCATTAAGATTTCCTGAAGCCTATTTTAACGCCGTTCGTATCGGGATTGCCATGTATGGATTGACACCTTCTCCTGAGATGGAACAAGAAATTCCTTTTCCGCTCAAAGAGGTTTTTTCGCTTCGTTCGCGGCTCGTCCATGTAAAGAAATTAGAAAAAGGCGACAAAGTAAGCTATGGGGCGACATATGAGTCGACGGGAGAAGAATGGATTGGGACAATCCCCATCGGTTACGCTGATGGTTGGATAAGAGGCCTGCAAAATCAGGAGGTTCTCGTTGATGGTGAAAGGGCACCAATTGTTGGAAGGATCTGTATGGACCAATGTATGGTGCACCTGCCGCATTATGTGCCTGTTGGAACGACGGTTACACTAATTGGACATCAACAAAACCAATTTATCTCGATAAATGAAATAGCGAGGAAGTTAGACACAATTAACTATGAAGTCCCATGTATCATCTCGACACGTGTCCCTCGTTTATATAAAAGAGGAGAACAAATTGTCGATTTAAAAAATTATTTATTGCCCCAATAA
- a CDS encoding CopG family ribbon-helix-helix protein — MSDTGATTEILVKLPQHLLTELDGFAKLENVNRSEFIYQATKMYLRERKKRQIRESMRRGYMEMAKINLTIASEAFQAEFEAEHTVERLVSGG, encoded by the coding sequence GTGTCTGATACTGGCGCAACTACGGAAATCTTAGTGAAATTACCGCAACATCTTTTAACCGAGTTAGACGGTTTCGCGAAACTTGAAAACGTTAATCGCAGTGAGTTTATTTATCAAGCAACTAAAATGTATTTACGCGAACGTAAAAAGAGACAAATTCGCGAATCCATGAGACGTGGATACATGGAAATGGCCAAGATCAATTTAACCATTGCATCGGAAGCATTTCAAGCAGAATTTGAGGCAGAACACACAGTTGAACGTCTTGTAAGTGGAGGGTAA
- the cmpA gene encoding cortex morphogenetic protein CmpA, which translates to MPTWFQNQMKRAFYEKDRYQIKLLNQCWFFYRKKNPS; encoded by the coding sequence ATGCCAACTTGGTTCCAAAACCAAATGAAAAGAGCTTTCTATGAGAAGGACCGCTACCAAATCAAACTGTTAAACCAGTGTTGGTTTTTTTACAGAAAAAAAAACCCGTCTTAA
- a CDS encoding Tex family protein, with protein sequence MIDTVVKDEQLFGKIATEQTVSKSQVKSVISLLNEGNTVPFIARYRKEMTGALDEVQIRDIQDRWQYIQNLEQRKEEVLRIIAEQGKLTDELTLKITKAEKLQEIEDLYRPYKQKRRTKATVAKEKGLEPFAEWILTFPMDSIEGKANEFLSEEKEVLSIEDAIAGAKDIIAEMVSDDAEVRKWIRNETFKSGAVESTVKSDEKDEKKVYEMYYEYKEPVNKIVPHRILALNRGEKEDILRVAIKVNVEVIHSYLSRKWIRKQHSPAAPHVLEAIEDSYKRLIQPSIEREIRSELTEKGETQAIHIFSENLRNLLLQPPLKGKVVIGVDPAYRTGCKLAVVDETGKVLKIDVIYPHPPVSKTKEARAKFISILRDYKVEMAAIGNGTASRETEQFVADILKEMNEEIYYLIVNEAGASVYSASDIAREEFPNFQVEERSAVSIARRLQDPLAELVKIDPKSVGVGQYQHDVTQKKLSESLHFVVETAVNRVGVNVNTASASLLQYVAGLTKTAANNIVKKREEEGKFSSRIQLKKVPRLGAKTYEQAIGFLRVLDGKQPLDRTGIHPENYDEVKKLLTNLGFKADDLGSAALRDTLNGLDLKAVSAELSIGELTLKDIIDALVRPERDPRDDMPRPLLKKDVLKLEDLNPGMELQGTVRNVVDFGAFIDIGVKQDGLVHISKLSNRFVKHPMSVVSVGDVVTVWVDSVDRNKGRVALTMLPPSKE encoded by the coding sequence GTGATTGATACTGTTGTTAAAGATGAACAGCTTTTTGGAAAAATCGCTACTGAACAGACGGTTTCCAAAAGCCAAGTAAAGAGTGTCATCTCTTTATTAAACGAGGGTAATACTGTCCCTTTCATTGCCCGTTACCGAAAGGAAATGACTGGCGCGCTGGATGAGGTGCAAATTCGAGATATCCAAGACCGCTGGCAATATATACAAAACCTGGAGCAAAGAAAAGAAGAAGTTCTCCGGATTATTGCTGAACAGGGAAAATTAACCGATGAATTAACCTTAAAGATTACTAAAGCAGAAAAGCTGCAAGAAATTGAAGATTTATATCGGCCGTATAAACAGAAAAGACGAACGAAAGCAACCGTTGCAAAAGAAAAAGGCTTGGAACCATTTGCAGAATGGATACTAACTTTCCCGATGGATAGCATTGAAGGCAAGGCGAACGAATTTTTATCAGAAGAAAAAGAAGTTTTGTCGATTGAAGATGCAATCGCTGGTGCAAAGGATATCATCGCTGAAATGGTTTCAGATGATGCGGAAGTCCGAAAGTGGATTCGGAACGAGACATTTAAGTCAGGAGCTGTTGAATCTACCGTCAAGTCAGACGAAAAGGACGAAAAAAAGGTATATGAAATGTACTATGAATATAAAGAACCAGTAAACAAAATTGTTCCGCATCGAATCCTTGCGTTAAATCGAGGTGAGAAGGAAGATATTTTGAGAGTTGCCATTAAGGTAAATGTAGAAGTAATCCACTCTTATTTATCAAGGAAATGGATTCGTAAGCAGCACTCCCCGGCGGCGCCTCATGTACTGGAGGCGATTGAAGATAGCTATAAAAGACTTATACAGCCCTCAATTGAGAGGGAAATTCGAAGTGAACTAACAGAAAAGGGTGAAACCCAAGCGATACATATATTTTCTGAAAACCTCCGTAACCTGCTATTACAGCCACCATTAAAAGGGAAGGTTGTTATCGGAGTAGACCCTGCCTATCGGACAGGCTGTAAGCTTGCTGTCGTTGATGAAACGGGAAAAGTCTTGAAAATTGATGTTATCTATCCACACCCCCCTGTTTCAAAAACGAAGGAAGCTAGAGCGAAATTTATAAGTATTCTTAGGGATTATAAGGTGGAGATGGCTGCAATCGGAAATGGTACAGCTTCACGGGAAACTGAGCAGTTTGTTGCTGATATCCTTAAAGAAATGAACGAAGAGATTTATTACTTAATCGTAAATGAAGCGGGTGCAAGTGTTTACTCTGCCTCTGATATAGCGAGAGAAGAGTTTCCGAACTTCCAAGTAGAAGAAAGAAGTGCGGTCTCAATAGCAAGGCGCCTGCAAGATCCGCTAGCTGAGTTGGTGAAAATTGATCCGAAATCTGTAGGTGTTGGTCAATACCAGCATGATGTTACTCAAAAGAAACTTTCTGAATCCCTACATTTTGTTGTCGAGACGGCGGTTAACCGTGTCGGAGTAAATGTAAATACAGCTTCAGCCTCTTTGCTCCAATATGTGGCGGGACTAACGAAAACTGCAGCCAATAATATTGTGAAAAAGCGAGAAGAAGAAGGGAAATTTTCAAGTCGGATTCAATTAAAGAAGGTCCCGCGCTTAGGGGCTAAAACATATGAACAAGCCATAGGTTTCTTGCGGGTATTAGATGGAAAACAGCCGCTAGATAGGACAGGGATTCACCCTGAAAACTATGATGAAGTGAAGAAATTATTAACAAATCTAGGCTTTAAAGCAGATGATTTAGGTTCAGCGGCATTAAGAGATACTCTAAATGGACTTGACTTAAAGGCGGTTTCTGCAGAACTATCAATTGGTGAACTAACTTTAAAAGATATAATCGATGCGCTAGTAAGACCGGAAAGAGACCCACGTGACGATATGCCGCGTCCGCTCTTGAAAAAGGACGTTCTTAAATTAGAAGACTTGAACCCGGGAATGGAACTTCAGGGTACGGTTCGAAATGTAGTCGACTTTGGTGCGTTCATTGATATCGGTGTAAAACAAGATGGACTCGTTCATATTTCGAAGTTAAGTAATCGATTTGTGAAACATCCCATGTCGGTAGTATCTGTAGGAGATGTGGTAACCGTCTGGGTTGACTCGGTGGATCGGAACAAAGGTCGTGTTGCATTGACAATGCTGCCCCCTTCTAAGGAGTAA
- a CDS encoding type II toxin-antitoxin system PemK/MazF family toxin translates to MIVKRGDVYFADLSPVVGSEQGGVRPVLVIQNDIGNRFSPTVIVAAITAQIQKAKLPTHVEIDAKRYGFERDSVILLEQIRTIDKQRLTDKITHLDDEMMEKVDDALRVSIGLIEF, encoded by the coding sequence TTGATTGTCAAGCGTGGTGACGTTTATTTCGCAGACCTATCCCCAGTTGTTGGTTCTGAACAAGGCGGCGTCCGTCCGGTTCTAGTTATCCAAAACGACATCGGGAATCGGTTTAGTCCCACAGTTATTGTTGCAGCGATTACAGCACAAATTCAAAAAGCGAAGCTTCCGACGCATGTAGAAATAGATGCGAAGCGCTACGGCTTTGAACGAGACTCAGTCATACTTTTAGAACAGATTCGTACAATTGATAAACAGAGATTAACCGATAAAATCACACATCTCGATGACGAAATGATGGAAAAAGTTGATGATGCACTACGAGTAAGTATAGGACTCATCGAATTTTAA
- a CDS encoding outer membrane lipoprotein carrier protein LolA: protein MKEKLLLLISGILVIFILAACGTKSQEDVVKALDSKQKELSGYKVDATMTLKMGSDSQVYKVEIWHKDPSFYRVNLKNAEKDQSQMILRNEEGVFVLTPALKKSFKFQSDWPKNSSQAYLYESLIKDIIEDKSAKFTATKDHYVFETKTRYQNNSMLPIQEIKLNKSDLSPAMVKVMDPDRKALVTVEFSKVTFNAKFDKSDFDMQKNMTRAQIGLPAMADGKEQSFTVKYPTFEIEGTKLIDEKEVKIEDGKRVVLTYDGGEKSFTLVQEKVAVKEASTSPTYVDGDLVDLGMTIGAVSEGSLTWSVDGVDYMIASNNLTEEELIEIARSVQGEVGK, encoded by the coding sequence ATGAAGGAAAAGTTGTTGCTGCTGATTTCGGGGATACTGGTTATCTTTATCCTGGCAGCTTGTGGCACGAAGTCACAAGAGGATGTAGTCAAGGCGTTAGATAGTAAACAAAAGGAATTATCAGGGTATAAAGTTGACGCGACGATGACGTTGAAAATGGGCTCCGATTCGCAGGTTTATAAAGTAGAAATCTGGCATAAGGATCCGTCATTTTACCGCGTGAATTTGAAAAATGCAGAAAAAGACCAAAGTCAAATGATTTTAAGGAATGAGGAAGGGGTATTTGTGTTAACCCCAGCTCTTAAAAAGTCCTTCAAATTCCAAAGCGATTGGCCGAAAAACAGCAGTCAGGCCTATTTGTACGAATCATTAATTAAGGACATAATCGAGGATAAAAGTGCAAAGTTCACTGCTACAAAGGATCATTATGTTTTCGAAACAAAAACACGCTATCAAAATAATAGTATGCTGCCAATACAAGAAATAAAGCTAAATAAGAGTGATTTATCACCTGCTATGGTAAAGGTGATGGATCCTGATCGGAAGGCGCTTGTAACGGTTGAATTTTCAAAAGTAACCTTTAATGCAAAATTTGACAAAAGTGATTTTGATATGCAAAAGAATATGACACGTGCTCAGATTGGCTTGCCTGCAATGGCGGATGGTAAAGAACAGTCCTTTACAGTTAAATATCCAACCTTTGAAATCGAAGGTACAAAGTTAATTGATGAAAAAGAAGTCAAAATTGAAGATGGCAAACGTGTTGTTCTCACGTATGATGGTGGCGAAAAGTCCTTCACGCTTGTACAAGAAAAAGTTGCAGTCAAAGAGGCTTCTACTTCCCCTACCTATGTAGACGGTGATTTGGTAGACCTGGGTATGACGATTGGTGCGGTTTCTGAAGGTTCACTTACTTGGTCAGTAGATGGCGTGGATTACATGATTGCTTCGAATAATTTAACAGAAGAAGAACTTATAGAAATTGCCAGGTCTGTTCAAGGTGAAGTAGGAAAATAA
- a CDS encoding SprT family protein produces the protein MEEKELQKLVENISIESFGKLFRHKASFNSRLRTTGGRYLLGTGNIEINKKYLDQLGESELIGIIKHELCHYHLHQEKRGYQHRDQEFKTLLKKVGAPRFCSQLLERPRKRVNRKVLLYQCSKCNLQYKRRKSIDTSRYVCGKCRGKLLKIKEISLE, from the coding sequence ATGGAGGAAAAAGAACTACAAAAATTGGTTGAGAACATCTCAATCGAATCATTCGGAAAGTTATTTAGGCATAAAGCTTCATTTAACAGCAGGCTGCGCACTACAGGCGGGAGATACTTGCTAGGAACCGGAAATATTGAAATAAACAAAAAGTATTTAGATCAATTAGGTGAATCAGAATTAATCGGAATTATAAAACACGAGCTTTGTCATTATCATCTTCATCAAGAAAAAAGAGGATACCAGCATCGAGATCAGGAATTTAAAACCCTATTAAAAAAGGTTGGTGCACCAAGATTTTGTAGTCAGCTTCTAGAGAGACCTAGAAAGCGTGTTAATAGGAAGGTGCTATTATATCAATGCTCAAAGTGTAATCTTCAATACAAAAGAAGAAAAAGCATTGACACTAGTCGTTACGTCTGTGGGAAATGCAGGGGAAAGCTATTAAAAATTAAAGAGATTTCTTTAGAATAA